The following are encoded together in the Vigna unguiculata cultivar IT97K-499-35 chromosome 2, ASM411807v1, whole genome shotgun sequence genome:
- the LOC114173095 gene encoding LOW QUALITY PROTEIN: myosin-6-like (The sequence of the model RefSeq protein was modified relative to this genomic sequence to represent the inferred CDS: inserted 1 base in 1 codon), with translation MADKVNFVVGSHVWVEDPELAWINGEIQESNKDEVTILFESGTRVVRKSANMYPKDPEFPPAGVEDMTRLAYLHEPGVLQNLQIRYSINEIYTYTGSILIAVNPFQKLPHLTETSTMAKYKGAAFGEQSPHPFAIASSAYSKMINEKRSQSILVSGESGAGKTESTKMLMHYLAFLGGRAATEGRSVEQQVLESNPVLEAFGNAKTVRNNNSSRFGKFVEIQFDQKGRISGAAIRTYLLERSRVCQVSDPERNYHCFYMLCAAPKEESGKYKVGDPRKFHYLNQSNCIELDGLDDSKEYLATKRAMEVVGISSEEQDAIFRVVAAILHLGNIDFVKGAEEVFDSCQPKDEKSYFHLKTAAELLMCDEKSLEESFCKRIIVTHGDTITKSLDPNSAALRRDSLAKIIYSRLFDWIMCKINNTIGQDPKSNSLIGVLDIYGFESFKTNSFEQFCINLANEKLQQHFNQHIFKMEQEEYKREEIDWSYIDFVDNQDVIDLIEKKPVGIIALLDEACMFPRSTHETFAEKLYQTFKGNKRFNKPKFSRTDFTIKHYAGDVTYQTDLFLDKNKDYAIPEHASILNASKCSFVSGLFPPLHEDATKSKKFSSVATQFKVXFCFAKYINANYLCLVFICIMVNARITKLQLQSLLQTLNATEPHYIRCVKPNHLLKPRIFGNKIVLQQLRCGGVMEAIRISCAGYPTRKKFDEFVQRFSILAPEVLKECPDKKTACKRLLDRVNLKDYQIGKTKVFLRASQMAELDACRAEDLGRYASVIQSKVRTFLCQKQFISLLLSAIGLQRVAKGQLARHQYECMRREAASLKIQKDFLMHISRKAYKNIYDSAIYIQIGLRGMVARNDLRFRKRSHAAAVIQGLYRGYTVRTYFRRLKKATIFAVCSWKRTVARRELRKLKMAAKNTKALEAAKNNLAKQVKDLISSLEDEKRMRLRHKKMKNYNMLCKRKRFSWKPRHKKLKN, from the exons ATg GCTGATAAAGTCAATTTCGTAGTGGGATCCCATGTTTGGGTAGAGGACCCTGAGTTAGCTTGGATAAATGGAGAAATCCAGGAATCTAACAAAGACGAGGTCACGATCCTCTTTGAATCGGGCACGAGG GTTGTGAGAAAATCCGCTAACATGTATCCCAAAGATCCAGAATTCCCACCTGCTGGTGTGGAAGATATGACAAGACTGGCATATCTGCACGAACCAGGAGTTCTTCAGAATTTGCAAATTCGATATTCCATAAATGAGATTTAT ACATACACGGGAAGTATACTGATAGCTGTAAACCCTTTTCAAAAGTTACCTCATTTGACTGAAACTAGTACCATGGCAAAGTATAAAGGTGCGGCTTTTGGTGAGCAGAGCCCGCATCCTTTTGCAATTGCAAGTTCTGCATATAG CAAGATGATAAACGAAAAAAGAAGCCAATCTATTTTGGTTAGTGGAGAAAGTGGAGCTGGCAAGACAGAGAGTACAAAGATGCTTATGCATTATCTTGCTTTTTTGGGAGGGAGAGCAGCAACTGAAGGACGGTCGGTGGAGCAACAAGTTCTCGAG TCCAATCCAGTTTTAGAAGCATTTGGCAATGCAAAGACAGTTAGGAATAATAATTCTAG TCGTTTTGGTAAGTTTGTGGAGATTCAGTTTGATCAAAAGGGGAGAATTTCAGGAGCTGCTATCAGAACATATTTGCTGGAACGATCCCGTGTTTGTCAAGTTTCTGATCCTGAGAGAAACTATCATTGCTTTTATATGTTGTGTGCTGCACCGAAAGAG GAATCTGGTAAGTACAAAGTGGGGGATCCAAGAAAATTCCATTACCTTAATCAATCAAATTGCATTGAGCTGGATGGGTTGGATGATTCTAAGGAGTACCTTGCAACTAAGAGAGCTATGGAGGTTGTTGGGATCAGCTCTGAGGAGCAG GATGCTATATTTCGAGTAGTAGCTGCAATACTTCATTTAGGAAACATTGATTTTGTTAAGGGAGCGGAAGAGGTGTTTGATTCCTGCCAGCCCAAGGATGAAAAATCCTATTTCCACCTAAAAACCGCAGCTGAGCTTTTGAT GTGTGATGAGAAGTCCCTTGAAGAGTCTTTCTGCAAACGTATTATAGTGACTCATGGCGACACCATAACAAAATCACTTGATCCAAATTCTGCAGCTCTCAGAAGAGATTCATTggctaaaataatttattcaaggcTTTTTGACTG GATTATGTGTAAGATAAACAACACTATTGGGCAAGATCCAAAGTCAAATAGTTTGATTGGAGTTCTAGATATATATGgatttgagagtttcaaaaCCAACAG CTTTGAGCAATTCTGTATCAATTTGGCAAATGAGAAATTACAGCAACATTTCAATCAG CATATCTTCAAAATGGAGCAAGAGGAATATAAAAGGGAAGAGATTGATTGGAGTTATATTGATTTCGTGGATAATCAAGATGTCATTGATCTCATAGAGAAG AAACCAGTTGGAATTATTGCTCTCCTGGATGAGGCCTG TATGTTTCCAAGATCAACGCACGAAACATTTGCTGAAAAGCTGTACCAAACCTTCAAAGGCAACAAACGGTTCAACAAGCCAAAATTCTCTCGCACTGACTTCACCATTAAGCATTATGCTGGTGAT GTCACTTATCAAACTGACCTTTTCCtggataaaaataaagactacGCTATTCCAGAGCATGCTTCTATACTCAATGCCTCCAAGTGCTCCTTTGTTTCAGGGTTGTTCCCACCTTTACATGAGGATGCTACAAAATCGAAAAAGTTCTCTTCAGTTGCCACTCAGTTTAAGG CGTTTTGTTTTGCCAAGTATATAAATGCAAATTATCTCTGCCTTGTATTTATCTGCATTATGGTTAATGCACGTATTACAAAGCTGCAACTGCAATCTTTGCTTCAAACACTTAATGCTACCGAGCCACACTACATTCGTTGTGTAAAGCCAAATCATCTTCTGAAGCCAAGGATATTCGGGAACAAAATTGTGTTGCAGCAGCTTCGATGTGGA GGAGTAATGGAGGCAATTCGGATAAGTTGTGCTGGATATCCCACTAGAAAGAAATTTGATGAATTTGTTCAGAGGTTTAGCATCCTGGCACCTGAGGTTCTGAAAGAATG CCCTGATAAGAAGACTGCTTGCAAGAGGCTTCTAGATAGAGTGAATCTTAAAGATTATCAG ATTGGAAAGACAAAAGTGTTTCTGAGAGCAAGTCAAATGGCAGAACTGGATGCATGTCGTGCAGAGGACCTGGGAAGATATGCAAGTGTCATTCAGAGCAAAGTCCGCACGTTTCTCTGTCAGAAACAGTTCATCTCATTGCTGTTGTCTGCCATAGGACTTCAAAGGGTTGCGAAAG GACAACTCGCACGACATCAGTATGAATGCATGAGGAGGGAAGCAGCTTCTTTGAAAATTCAGAAAGATTTTCTAATGCATATTTCCAGAAAAgcttacaaaaatatttatgactcagctatttatattcaaattggTTTGAGGGGGATGGTTGCTAGAAATGACCTGAGATTCAGAAAACGATCACATGCTGCAGCTGTTATTCAG GGTCTATATAGAGGTTATACTGTTCGTACTTATTTCCGGAGGTTAAAGAAAGCAACAATTTTCGCAGTGTGTTCCTGGAAGAGAACAGTGGCTCGGAGAGAACTTCGAAAGCTTAAAATG GCTGCCAAAAACACAAAGGCACTTGAAGCTGCAAAAAATAATCTGGCAAAGCAAGTCAAAGATTTAATTTCGTCTCTAGAGGATGAGAAGAGAATGagg CTACGAcacaagaaaatgaaaaactacaACATGCTTTGCAAGAGAAAGAGGTTCAGTTGGAAGCCAAGAcacaagaaattgaaaaactaa